ctTGATGCATGTTAATTTAAGTACCAATCTGTTCTCATTTGATTAAACGAATGCTCGTCAGCACGTACTCTGTTCACACTTATTTAAGATTAGCAGAGAAGAAGCTTCGTCACTGTTAGTTTCTGACCTTCgcacttttaatatttaatcaGCTCAATGGCATATTCTCGTtcattttgataatttaaattcTTGTTGTgtagatattttattatgaaactAATTTGACCTGTGAAATGTATCCTACTATTTTGAATAGTGTAGTACTAATTGTATATTTGATCACTTTTTGTCTTTATCAACACAAAAGATTATCGCCAACAATAACAAAATACGAGTTTTTTTgggtttcatatttttatttcttctccTTTAAATTAATCACCAGATCTAAAACATTTTTAGTAGTATCATAAAAACATTTCTAATATCTGCTTTGAATTGTTATGTATTCCAGTTTGATCCAAAATactactaataaataaaaaatcaaatctcAGTTGAGAGTCAAGAAAATCACAAatacttctattttaaaaacatgaatGTTCGTCGCTTCGAATATTGATATACAGTATAACCTAtaaaaattaatactcgataaattaataatctctataaattaataaattttaccggTCCCAATTTGgacgggttcaaaatttgacataattcgataaaataataagataatatttttaaaaaatattttatgtaaatatatggtcctattaaaattataaattagtaatctatatgtatacatattttatataagtaagaatctattgctatattatttgttttatattcacaatgaaattatctccaatattttcttaacacttaatatatttttgatgaaacttagtaatattatatctaaaaccatatttatgttctatgcaatatatattatatacaccaaaaaatataataaaattaatataaatttcaaatttttaaaaaataacaattaatgtttatacattaaaatcaaatatttttcttaccttagaataaatatatcttaaaataaaaaatctaaataaagaaaattttgtaaattagtatctctatcaattaataaaatttcaaagtctcaacattattaatttatagaggttgtATTGTATTACTCATATGTATAATCTTACAAAACGTAAAACGAGAAAGAATATTCTGTAGACTTGGCCTTATTTTCGTGGTGTTTTAAATTAACCAAAGCATCAAATGACATTAATTAATgagtttcttaattaattaatctCTAGGGTAACGACTTTGAGTATACATTGCGCGTTTCATGTTTTTCTAATGTGGCACCTCTGATCAAGTTCCATCTCTCTATAAATAGAAAGTGTGTGAGGTGCATTctcaacacacacacacacaccatcTTCTAACAATTCTCATTGAATCTTTTTACTAGTAAGTACGATAAACTTAATGGGTTCAAGATTTGTCGACACCATTCCTTCCTTAAGGTTCTTCTCTCTAATTCATTTTAACAACGCTTATATGTGCAGAGTTTAGTTTATTTCCTTTCattgtttcatatatatatatatatatatataaatatatgcacGGTACTTTTTGTATATGTACCAACAATtcaacaaatataataattgtatCGCCATGCAGCTGTGATGATGATAAGAGTGATGATGAATATGCGTTTGTGAGAGCGCTACGTATGAGTGGTGGAGATGGAGCTAACAGTTACTCTGCCAATTCCCTTCTTCAGGTTTTTCTCAATCACTTCATGATTATCAAATTGTTAAACTTAAAACGTTAACCAACTGATTTTCAAGTTCATAAAATTGacaaatgaatttaaatctGCAGTATAAGTCCAAAGTTTTGATATGAACGAACATAATCCAAATAGACTATGCAGGAAATAGatcaaaacttataaattaCCAACTACTACaacatttatatatagaaaactATAAATTACCAACCAGTACCAATACATATGTGTGTGATTTTGTGCTTAAAGCTAACACACATGATATATCAGACCTGTCTATATATATTGGATTGTCTTTGATGAACACTACTGGAATAGACATTATAAagagaattttcatattttttttcctgATCAAATTcatttaatcatatgtttagTTTGCTTTTCAGAAGTTTCAACTTAAATAGAGAAAAACAAAGTACGTAAAagatgttaaatttttttaatgagatAAGCAAATGCTCGACAGGtatatttcttattatatatatatatagtatttatgttaattaaatataaacatattcGACGTATCTTTACCGTGATTGTGTTCGAATCATATCAAGACTTTGTTCTGATACAGTGGATCTAAATTCGTATGTCAATTCATGAACTTGAATTATAAAGAGAACTTTCATAATCTTTTTCTATATCAAATTCATTCAAGTCATATGTctactttgtttttttgtaaactatgtCTACTTTGTATTTAAGAAGTTTGACTGAGATAAGACAATGATCGttaggttgtttttttttttggtaaaatcggTAGGTGTTTTTCACAGATATACCTTATGCCTATATGTTATTAGTCAAATATAAACATGTTCGGCGTATCTTTAACTTGATACAGAATTACTGGGTCAACATAGTCGTCAGTACTAGGGTTAGTGACGGTTTCTTGTCAAgcaaagttaaaataaaatattaatcaaaaaaaattaataaatgatGGCACCTAGGACAAAAAGGTGGCTATATCTGAGATCATCAACACCGTCAATTTGTTGTGCcaacaattaaacaaaaacccACCAGAAATCGATTGTTGTCTGAATGATCTCCCGGAGAATGATTTTAACACGActttcaaattcgtacctttcTTCAACAATGAGCTCATGATCACAAACAAATCATCATGTTTCGTCTATGGAGCACCAGGCTCCTTCTACGCTAGGCTCTTCTCTCGCAACAGCCTCCATTTTGTACATTCCTGTTATGCTCTCCATTTTCTCTCTAAGGTACTTAGCAAATTGAAAGACTGTTGTAACGTTTTtacttgtatatataaaaacattgagttatttgatatttatatgATGTGATTATGTGTTTATATATAGGTTCCTGAAAAGCATGTGAATGATAAGGGAAGTGTGTACATAACAAGTTCAAGTCCTCAAAGTACATACAAAGCTTACTTGAATCAGTTTCAAAAAGACTTCACCCTGTTTCTAAGGTTACGTTCTGAAGAAATTGTCTCTAATGGACGCATGGTTCTCACCTTCATTGGTAGAAACACTCTTAACAGTGATCCATTGTATAGAGATTGTTGTCACTTTTGGACATTACTATCCAAATCTCTCCGTGACCTAGTCTTCGAGgtatataaaatcaaattctTCACGTCTAttcaaacatttttaatatgcccatttgattttattaaatgttaaaGAACAAACCAACTAGCTCAAATACAAAGACCAAAATTATTAGGGTTATTTTGTCTTTATTTTAAGTGAACTATATTTTAGCATTGTTTCGGCGTCTTACTAAAATACAAAGACCAAAATTATTAGGGTTATTTTAGTATGTTGAATTTAGACATGGTCCTCATCATATCAATCTTTTTATTAACAGGGCCACGTGAGTGAATCAAAACTGGATGAATTCAACATGCCGTTTTATGATCCAAACGAACAAGAACTCGAAGAAGTGATACGAAACGAAGGCTCTTTTGAAATCAATGACTTAGAGAAACATGTATTCGACCTTGGCCTTAGTAACAACAACAACGAAGAAGATGACTATGAGGCAGGATACAATGAAGCCAATTGTATAAGAGCAGTTACTGAGCCAATGCTCGTTGCCCACTTTGGAGAAGATATCAtcgatattttatttgataggtATGCACACCATGTGGCCAACCACGGGAGCTGCAGAAACAAAACGAGTGTCACTCTTGTCGTTTCATTGACTAAGAAGTAATTAACTTTTGTGGGTAGTGCTTGTATTTACTGTCTACTATATATTGTTTCTCTTTTCAGTTCATGTATTCCAAGACATGTATTTATGATGCCATTCTTAGTATTGGAAAGTAAATCGCGATTGTACTATGTtgtgttttgtttgattttaagGTCACTTTGATGTAATTAACCTATTAATAATAGCAATCTCAATTAATGTTGAAAAGTTGtgtctttttataaaaaatgagattaattttgtattttcaacATGCAACTATTGAATGTGTCTGTTCGTTgaaacattttattaatttaaaaactatatctaaaaatgtatattttcgtaatgatatatatttttcatccaAAAATGAATCTTTTCATAATAAAATGTTTTGGTGACACATTGAAACATTGTAACCGTTGGAGACTACAATAAACCTTTGCAATTTTTGGTGAAAAACTGTTGTAATTATTGGTGATTGTACTTTTTATTATTGAATCATTGCAATTTTTGATATTAAACATTGCAACCATTAGCTAACCATTGCAATGTTTCCTTGTCAAACATTGcaacatttagttttttttttatatataaagaattgtATGCAGTgtcaaatcataaaacaaaaacaaaaaaactcagaaaataacaaaatttataaatagaataggaaaaataaaatttcattgttTAAAGATCATAAAAAACATTTGCAAATGACACATAATCATGAGAAagtttctttagtttttttaaatttgtcaTATATCTAAGAATGTGTCTTTTCATCTTAtaatttgcatatttttttaaaaaattatcttttttttcattttatatctattttatataccttttgaaataattttagaaattatCTATAGATGTTATAGTAAATCTATTTGTTGGCTGATGTAAGTACTCGGGTATCAATATACTTGTGTACCAATCCTTGAGGCATGGTAAAAATTCACATGACAACCCTAAGCACATTGCAGATGTGAAACAAGATCTCATGTTGATCGAGAATCAACTTCCCTGtttcattttcaaaatgtaGTCGGTTTATATAAAGAGAAATTGAATATAGCGGGGACAGTTAAATAATTAATCCTGCAGTTCTTTCCCCCaaagataaaaaagaagaaacacacTTCAGGCATTTCACAGACATGTTTCGGTGCATTTATGAGGAATTTCTTCAAGAAACTCCAAATATAAACGACTTGAATGGCGAAGCTATCAGGGAGAACCTATCTCGTGCAGGATTGATATTCAAGTTATTGCAACTTTTATTGACTCTTCTTTTTAAGtcttgttttctatattttttttttctttctgtaaaGCTTTACTTTAGCATCATGAACGAGAGTCATTAGGCGGTTCTTAGAATTAATTAatagatatacaaaaaaatgttaaggGATGTGTCTTTTCatcttaaaaatttattagttttcgAAAAAATTAAAGATGCATCTTTTCACAGTGATGTACTTTGgttatacattgaataattaGAACCGTTGGTGACTACAATTTCTGGTGATAAATCATTGCAATTTTTGGTGGTGAACCATTGCAATTTTTGGTGTTAACCATTATAACATTAACTAACCATTTCAATATTTGATTGTCAACCATTGTAATATTTAGTCTTCTATATAAAGAACCGTGGCGGCGTCAAATCACAACCagaataacaacaacaacaaaaacataaaattacaaaTAGAATAAAGAGAGTTTCATTGACATATAAACATGAGAAAAATTTCATTGGATTTTAAGAAATCGTCAAAATGTCTAAAAATGTGTCTTTTCATCATATAATTTGCATATCTATTTTATataccttttaattttttttagaaattatgcATATACATTATAAAATTCTACTTGTtggataatttaaaattttaatcatattatatatctatgagTTTAAACATATTagtaaactttttcttttatatctcACACTATTTATTTTTGGCTGGTTGTACAAACTTTTACTTAAGCATAAAAAATCGATGCAAACAACTTTTTTATCGTATTGAGGTGTTTGTGTCATCGATCATTATATATTGATTAAGCAGAATAtgtatgattaaaaaaaaatataattccatatttttccaaaattattaataataaaattacgaAAAAGATATAATATGTATCTTTCATATACAAAACTGCATAGTTTTTTTTGGgatgttatttttgttttgtttagtttagttttgtttatttttatttttatttttatttattatgcctttagaaatttaaataaatatttaaaggtAAGTATTTTATCTAAATTTTACGAACATGATCTATGAATGTGTCTTTTCTTATTTGCTCATTTCTATTTACTATAATTTTTAGGAAATCTAGAAAAATAATTTCTACTCTTTAACAAATTAATTTCAcaaattaaacttaataaaGCGTTGATATCAGTAAGTATATTTATCAGGTTTGGAACAACAAAATGTCAATACAAGCTAACATACTTTTGGAAATACTATTTGTGCAGTCATTTTCTATG
The window above is part of the Brassica napus cultivar Da-Ae chromosome C3, Da-Ae, whole genome shotgun sequence genome. Proteins encoded here:
- the LOC106366900 gene encoding salicylate/benzoate carboxyl methyltransferase translates to MGSRFVDTIPSLSCDDDKSDDEYAFVRALRMSGGDGANSYSANSLLQDKKVAISEIINTVNLLCQQLNKNPPEIDCCLNDLPENDFNTTFKFVPFFNNELMITNKSSCFVYGAPGSFYARLFSRNSLHFVHSCYALHFLSKVPEKHVNDKGSVYITSSSPQSTYKAYLNQFQKDFTLFLRLRSEEIVSNGRMVLTFIGRNTLNSDPLYRDCCHFWTLLSKSLRDLVFEGHVSESKLDEFNMPFYDPNEQELEEVIRNEGSFEINDLEKHVFDLGLSNNNNEEDDYEAGYNEANCIRAVTEPMLVAHFGEDIIDILFDRYAHHVANHGSCRNKTSVTLVVSLTKK